One window of Staphylococcus chromogenes genomic DNA carries:
- a CDS encoding tagatose 1,6-diphosphate aldolase: protein MKTKDLSKLVDKNGIYAAVAVDQRGALMNLLGDKGTTENLTVFKKLVAETLTPEGSSFLVDPEFGTEAIKENDAHSGLILAYEQTGYLKEQPGRLPRLIENQSVRRLVQMGADAIKFLLYYDVDESEEINQKKQAMIERVGSECKAENVPFLLEILTYDDTIGDEKGEAFAKVKPHKVNQAMKLFSEPRFGVDTLKVEIPVNMNFVEGFGSKVIMTQEEAAQAFKAQSEATDLPYIYLSAGVTAQLFNDSLVFASEHGARFNGVLCGRATWKGATEVLMNDGEQAAQEWLKNEGLQNLIALNQVNQRTATPIPE, encoded by the coding sequence TTGAAAACAAAAGATTTAAGTAAATTAGTAGATAAAAACGGAATTTATGCCGCAGTCGCAGTAGACCAACGCGGAGCATTAATGAACCTTTTAGGTGATAAGGGAACCACTGAGAATTTGACGGTGTTTAAAAAACTTGTCGCTGAAACATTGACTCCAGAAGGGTCAAGCTTTCTAGTGGATCCAGAGTTTGGGACAGAGGCGATAAAGGAAAATGATGCGCATTCTGGTTTGATTTTAGCTTATGAACAAACGGGATATCTCAAAGAACAACCTGGGCGCTTACCACGACTCATTGAAAATCAAAGTGTAAGACGTTTAGTACAAATGGGTGCCGATGCTATCAAGTTTTTACTTTATTACGATGTGGATGAATCAGAAGAAATTAACCAAAAGAAACAAGCGATGATAGAGCGTGTGGGTTCAGAGTGTAAAGCAGAAAACGTACCATTTTTGTTAGAGATTTTAACTTATGACGACACTATAGGTGACGAAAAAGGTGAAGCTTTTGCTAAAGTAAAACCGCACAAAGTCAACCAAGCGATGAAATTGTTTAGTGAGCCACGCTTTGGGGTGGATACATTAAAAGTCGAAATACCTGTAAATATGAACTTTGTTGAAGGGTTTGGTTCAAAAGTCATAATGACGCAAGAGGAAGCCGCCCAAGCCTTTAAAGCGCAAAGTGAGGCGACCGACCTGCCTTATATTTATTTAAGCGCTGGGGTGACTGCACAGCTATTCAATGATTCGCTTGTATTTGCATCTGAACATGGTGCTCGTTTTAATGGCGTTCTATGTGGGCGTGCAACTTGGAAAGGTGCCACAGAGGTATTAATGAACGATGGAGAACAAGCGGCACAGGAATGGTTAAAGAATGAGGGCTTACAAAATCTTATCGCCCTTAATCAAGTGAATCAGCGCACGGCAACGCCTATTCCCGAATAG